The Deltaproteobacteria bacterium genome window below encodes:
- a CDS encoding B12-binding domain-containing radical SAM protein, with amino-acid sequence MNILLVYPRYPDTFWSFRYALKFISKKAVHPPLGLLTIAAMLPEKWEKKLIDMNVEALGDQDLEWADYVFISAMAVQKASVLEIIRRCNKIGVKIVAGGPLFTAAHEDFKGIDHFVLNEAEITLPRFLADLEKGVAGPVYRTGEFPDLKESPVPRWDLVRMKKYASMNIQYSRGCPFNCDFCDITVLYGRKVRTKSAEQILRELEILYQTGWRGNVFIVDDNFIGNKVKLKKEVLPAIIQWMKKRRYPFTFSTEASIDLADDDTLMRMMVRAGFDAVFVGIETPDEESLSECNKFQNKDRDLVACVKRIQAFGLQVQGGFIVGFDNDSPSIFQRQIDFIQKSGIITAMVGLLNAPRGSRLYERIVKQGRLLEDITGDNTDLTTNILPKMGYESLLNGYKKIISGIYSPRPYYERVKRFLAEYRPLERKPYRLHYGHIRFHSSYPWALFRSIWMLGIKDRGRVQYWKLFFWSLFRRPRLFPLAITYAIYGFHFRKVFKTCLET; translated from the coding sequence ATGAACATTCTTCTCGTTTATCCCAGGTACCCTGATACTTTTTGGAGCTTCAGGTACGCCCTGAAATTCATCTCCAAAAAGGCGGTACACCCCCCCTTGGGACTGCTGACCATTGCGGCCATGCTTCCGGAGAAGTGGGAAAAGAAACTGATCGATATGAATGTGGAGGCCCTTGGTGACCAGGACCTTGAATGGGCCGATTACGTGTTCATCAGTGCTATGGCAGTCCAGAAGGCATCCGTCCTGGAGATCATCAGGCGATGCAATAAGATCGGCGTCAAGATCGTGGCCGGCGGTCCGCTCTTCACGGCTGCCCATGAGGATTTCAAGGGCATCGACCATTTTGTCCTAAACGAAGCGGAGATCACGCTTCCCAGATTTTTGGCTGATCTGGAGAAGGGGGTCGCCGGCCCCGTATACCGTACCGGGGAATTTCCGGATCTCAAGGAGAGCCCGGTCCCCAGGTGGGACCTTGTTCGGATGAAAAAGTATGCCTCCATGAACATTCAATATTCAAGGGGTTGCCCGTTCAATTGCGATTTTTGCGATATAACCGTGCTTTATGGTCGGAAGGTCAGGACAAAAAGCGCAGAGCAAATTTTGAGGGAACTGGAAATCCTTTATCAGACCGGGTGGCGGGGTAATGTCTTTATCGTCGATGACAACTTTATCGGAAACAAGGTCAAACTAAAAAAAGAGGTTTTGCCGGCCATCATTCAATGGATGAAAAAAAGGAGGTACCCTTTTACCTTTTCTACGGAGGCCTCCATAGATCTTGCGGATGACGACACCTTGATGCGCATGATGGTACGTGCCGGCTTTGATGCTGTCTTTGTCGGCATTGAAACACCGGATGAGGAGAGCCTCTCGGAGTGTAATAAATTCCAAAACAAGGATCGTGATCTGGTGGCCTGCGTAAAAAGGATCCAGGCATTCGGCTTACAGGTGCAAGGGGGCTTTATCGTGGGATTCGACAATGACTCCCCATCCATCTTTCAGAGACAGATCGATTTCATTCAAAAAAGCGGCATCATCACGGCCATGGTCGGTCTCCTGAACGCCCCGCGGGGATCACGGCTCTACGAGCGCATCGTGAAACAGGGAAGACTGCTTGAGGACATTACAGGGGACAACACAGACTTGACAACGAACATCCTCCCGAAGATGGGCTACGAAAGCCTCCTGAACGGTTACAAGAAGATCATAAGCGGGATCTATTCACCCAGACCTTACTATGAGCGGGTAAAGCGGTTCTTGGCCGAGTACAGACCTTTGGAAAGGAAGCCTTACCGCTTGCATTACGGCCACATTCGGTTCCATTCCAGCTATCCGTGGGCCTTGTTCAGATCCATATGGATGCTCGGGATCAAAGACAGGGGAAGGGTCCAGTACTGGAAATTGTTTTTCTGGTCTCTTTTCAGGCGGCCGAGGCTTTTTCCCCTGGCCATAACCTATGCGATCTACGGGTTTCATTTCAGAAAGGTATTCAAAACCTGCCTGGAGACATAA
- a CDS encoding TetR/AcrR family transcriptional regulator → MANDNEQREIIISAAARLFSRFGLEKTTMEDIARAAGKGKSTLYYYFRSKEEVFAEVIRKEIDGLKDTIGKAVEKEDDPYDKFRKFVLVRLGYLSEKADQYTTIAEEYLKHYEFISSLTSDYSSWEINTIRGIVEYGRGKGSFMVADSGTVSRAIFFALKGLEYPWAIDPARKEMEKSVDVLVEILLKGISKQ, encoded by the coding sequence CAGCGGCAGCCCGACTCTTTTCCCGTTTCGGTCTCGAGAAGACCACCATGGAAGATATCGCCAGGGCCGCAGGGAAGGGAAAGAGCACACTTTATTATTATTTCAGGAGTAAGGAGGAGGTTTTTGCCGAGGTCATCCGAAAGGAAATCGATGGCCTGAAGGATACCATCGGGAAAGCCGTCGAAAAGGAGGACGACCCTTACGACAAATTCAGGAAGTTCGTCCTTGTCCGTCTCGGGTACCTCAGCGAAAAGGCTGATCAGTACACCACAATAGCGGAGGAATACCTCAAGCACTATGAGTTCATTTCCAGTCTGACATCCGATTATTCGAGCTGGGAGATCAACACCATCAGGGGGATCGTGGAATACGGCCGCGGTAAGGGCTCGTTCATGGTCGCGGATTCCGGGACGGTTTCGCGCGCCATCTTTTTCGCCTTAAAAGGCCTGGAATATCCATGGGCCATCGATCCGGCGCGCAAGGAGATGGAGAAGAGCGTCGATGTTCTGGTGGAAATACTTCTCAAGGGGATCAGCAAGCAGTAG